The genomic DNA AAATCTATAATACCAGATATATTTGCAGTGGTTACAGAGCCATCCAAAGGACCAGAATCATGCCCTAAATCTATTAATCTTTGTTCAAAATTATTGTCTGGAATAAGGGTTTGAGAATAAATACTAATACAACTTAGTAAAATAAGTAATAAACTGTAGAAATATTTTCTATTTACCCACATAGGTTATTAATATTTCAACCCGCCTGTCGTATTTTGGATCACCGCCAAGCGGAAATTTTCGGCGCATCCCTAAATGACGCATGCGTTTTTTATCAACCCCCTTTTTTGCAAAATAGTCATAAACATATTTTGCCCGGGCTTCAGACAGGTTCCGTTTTTTGGTCTTTCTATCTACGGCATCTCTACTGTATTGTGTACAGCATACATGCCCTTGAATGGTAAAATAAATATCTTCACGTTCTACAAGTGCTTTTGCAATAGATTCCAGTGTTTTTTTAGACCCATATGTAACTGTGCTATAACCTGTTTTAAATAAAATATTTTCAAAAACTATTTTATCACCAACTTTAAGGTCCCCTTTTATAATCTCGGGAGTATTTTTCTTTTTAGGAACTTTTGCAACAGGCTTTTTTTCAACAGGTTTAGGCTTTGGTTTTTTTGGTGTTACTATAATTTCTACTTTTCTGTTTAAACCTCTTATTTTTATTAGATTTTTTTCTTCTACGATCTTTAATAAGATTTCTCCTTTTCCATCAACATTTGTAATTAATTCATCGCTTATTTCATTACTGGAAAAAATAGATTTTATAGCATCTGCGCGTTGTTGAGATAGTTTTAAATTATAGGTATCTGCACCAATATCATCACAGAACCCAAATATAGAAATGGCTTCAATATCTACGTCTGTTAACGTTGAAATAAAAAGAAGTAAACGATTTTTTTCTGTTGGCGGCAGATTGTATTTATCCGTATCAAAATAAACTTCGTGCTTTAGTTCTTTTTGAGAGAATGCAAATGCAGTATTTAACGTTATTAAAATTAATACTAATAATTTATTCATAGCGGGGAAATAGAACAGGTATAAATATACTATTTTTAATTTTTTTGTAAAAGAACTCATCTTGACTTTTTGTTTTTAACCGAAAATGAGATAAAATTTGTTCAGATGTGGCATTTTTTGCAAGGCATAGCAGTGCTAAGCATAAAAAAAGCAACAACATATGGGCGAATTTTAGCCATTTTTTAGGAAATAGAAAAAGTCAAGATGAGTTCAAATAGAAATAAGTAAATATTACTTTAAGTAATTGAGATATGTAGACGTATTACTAAGTATTTCTGTCGCTTTTTTTATTCTAGGATCGTTTATTTTATAGTATTCATATAACCCTTCTCTGTAAACATATCTTTTTACTATATCTTCAGTTAATAATTCCAATAAATAATCTTTGTTCTCGTCTATAACACTGGTTTTGGTCAACTTTAAATTAGCAATTAAAGTATTAAAGTCCTTTTCAATATTATCGTTTAATTCTTCTTTGGTCGCAGCTTCAAAAGCTTTATAAAGCGCTTTTTCTGTATTTGTGTTAAAAGAAAACTTGTTAGTTTTTAAATAGTTTTTAAAATTTGAAAAGTCCGTATCCGAAAGCTTTAAACCATTAATGTCCGTTAAATTATTTTTATAATAGTAATCTGTACCATAGTTAAACACTAAGTCGCTATTTACTATGGCATTTGTGATGGCTGAATTTTTAGAAGCATTAAAAACAACATCTGGAAATACACCACCACCATCAAATACTTTACGGCCGTTTTTGGTTTTAAACTCGTTGTAGTTTTCTTGTTTTACACGAACTGCTTCCCCTTTTTCATTTCTATTCCAATAATCTAAAGACTGAATACACCTACCAGAAGGCGTATAATATCTTGAAATGGTTATTTTAACCTGCGTTCCATAAGTAAGTTGTTTAGGGCGTTGTACTAAACCTTTTCCAAAACTTCTGGCACCTACAATAACAGCACGATCTAAATCTTGTAAAGAGCCAGATACAATTTCACTTGCAGAAGCACTATTACCATCAATTAAAACGATTAAGGGTATTTCGGTATCAATAGGCTCACTTTGCGTATAATAGGTTTTATTATATTTTTTAACTTTAGATTTTGTGGTAACCACCAGTTGACCTTTTGGCACAAAAAGATTTACAATTTTAATAGCTTCATTAAGAAGTCCACCAGGGTTTCCTCTTAAATCCAAAATAATGTGTTCAGCTCCCTGAGCCTTTAAATCACGCAAAGCATAATTAGTTTCATAATGTGCTTTATTATTAAATCTACTTAAAACAATATAGCCCGTTTTATTGTTAACCATTGAAAAGTGTGGTACGGCCTTAATTTCTACTTCAGCCCTTTTTATAGTAGCCGTATGCGTTTTACCCTGGCGTTTATAGGTAACCTCTACAGATGTATCTGAAGCCCCCTTTAATAAATCGCCTGTATTTTCTTTATAAGTTTCAATAACAATATCGCCAACTTTAATAATTTCGTCACCCGCCTTTAAACCTGCCTTATCTGCCGGATAGTCTTTGTAGGGTTCTATAATAACCAATTTATCTTTAAATGTTTTAACTCTGGCTCCTATGCCCGTATAATCTCCCGTATTATTAATTCTGGCAGATTCAACATCTTGCTCGTTCATAAAATTGGTGTACGGATCTAAATCTGCTAACATACTCTTAATAGCAGTATCCATTAAATCACCAGGGTTTGTTTCATCAACATAATTCATGTTGAGCTCTTTAAAAAGCGTAGTAAAAATTTCTATTTGCTTGGCTATTTCAAAAAAATCATTTTTAAAAGCAGTTCCAGTAAAAAATATGGTAAAAGCCAGTATAGGTATTATGATTCTCTTTTTTAGTAAATTCTTCATAATGGAAGGGTATTATTTATTCTGAAACTTTGCTGGAAAATTTTTCAAACACATGTTTCATTTTAGACTCTATTTGGGTTAGGGTTGGTTTGTCTTTGCCAATGTACAAAATCATAAACGCATATTGTGTTGTAATGTTGTTAAAATACATGGTTTTGTTCAGCCTGTAAACTTCTCTTAATAGACGTTTTATGCGATTTCTATCAACGGCAGTTTTAAAATTTCGCTTACTTACAGAGACCCCTGTTTTGGCTATAATATCCTCATCAAAAATGGTTTTAAAATAAACTAAACGTAAAGGAAAAGCCGAAACAGATTGTCCTTCGCTAAACAATTGTTCAATAAGCTTTTTGCTTTTAAGTTTTTCTTTTTTAGGATATGACTTAGACATAAATAAAAATATGACTACAAAAATAACAATAACAATTAACACCTCACTAGCAATTGCCATGCATGATAAAAATCATATTTAAAATCGTTGAACTTCAGTAATTTAATAGTTTAAAAGATTAAACATTATAACAATGGGTGATTTAAATGTTACAAAGCTAAAGACTAAAAAAGATCGTGCTAATTATATCTATCATTTATTAAACGATATTAAAGCGCTTGATTTGATGATTGAAAAAAATCTTATTGAAGAAGGTGTTTTTAGAATAGGTGCCGAACAAGAGTTTTGTTTAGTTAACAATGAATTTTTACCGGAAAGCAAATCTTTAGAACTTTTAAAAGATATTGATGACGATCATTTTACAACAGAGATCAGTAATTATAATCTTGAGATAAACCTGGATGCTTTACCATTGGGTGATACTTGTTTTTCACAATTGCACAAGCAGTTAAAGGTGTTAATGGAAAAGGCAAAAAAAGCCGCGTCAAAAAGAGGCATTAAAATAATACTAACAGGTATTTTGCCATCGCTTTCTATCAATAATGCCAATGAACAGCATATGACTAATGTGGAACGCTATTCTGTTTTAAATGATGCTATTAAAGGGATTAGACAACAAAATTTTGATATTCATATTAAAGGATCAGACGAATTAAATTTATTGCACGATTCGGTTATGTTAGAAGGTTGCAATACCAGTTTTCAAATGCATTTACAATTAAACCCAAAGACTTTTGTAGATAATTATAACTGGGCACAAGCTATTTCCGGGCCTGTTTTAAGCGCATGTACCAATTCGCCATTACTGTTTGGAAAAGAACTTTGGAGTGAAACCCGAATAGCGCTATTTACACAAAGTATCGATACCAGGGCGAATTCTTATTTATTGAATGAAAAACAATCTCGGGTTAGCTTTGGTAACAAATGGCAAACGGGGTCTGTAACAGATATTTTTAAAGACAATATTTCCAGATTTAGGAGTTTTATCACCACCGATTTTATTAAAGATAGTGTAGATATGCTAAACAACAACGAGATGCCAGGGTTAAGAGCTTTGGGCTTACATAACGGTACTGTTTATCCGTGGAATCGGGTTTGCTATGGAAAAACAGATGGCAGACCAAACTTGAGAATAGAAAACAGATATATTCCTTCTGGACCAACGCTAACAGATGAAATTGCAAATATGGTATTTTGGGTGGGAGTTATGTTAGGGAAACCTAAAAAGTATAATAACATCCATAAGCAATGGGATTTTAAAGATGTAAAATCAAACTTTTTTAATGCAGCACGCTATGGCATGGCAGCCCAATTTTATTGGAACGGAAGGTATGTTGCCAGCTACAATTTAATATTGAATGAACTTCTACCTATGGCATATAGAGGGTTATATAGCGTTGGAGTGACACCAAAAGATGCAGAGTATTATTTAAGAGTTATTGAAAACAGAGTGCAGTCCTATAGTGGTTCAGAGTGGTTAGTTAGAAATTACAGGCGATTATTAAAAAATCATAAACGCTTTAAGGCTATGCAGATCTTAACCTCTAAAATGTATGAAAAGCAAGAGAAAGGATATCCGGTTTCTACTTGGGGCAAAGTACTAGAAAGTACACAGTTACCTATTAAATATCACCATATTGTAAAGCATATTATGAATTCTGATATTTTTTCTGTCGATAAAAAAGACAGTGTTGAATTGGTTTTAAATATTATGAAGTGGAAAAACATACACCACATGCCTGTTATAAATAACGACAGGGAATTGATTGGTTTAATAACCTGGACAGATGTTAACTCGTATCTAGAACAACCAAAACGACAAAACGATGCCGTTAATAAAATAATGAAAACGGATGTTGTTACAACTCACGAGTACATGCCCGTTAAAGTCGCAAAAGAACTCATGGAGAAAAATAATATAGGATGCCTTCCGGTAGTAAAACAAGACAAATTAGTAGGCTTAATCACAAGAAACGATTTTTAATTCATGGTTGATGTATACAGTAAAGCAAGAGATAACAATGTCATTGTAAACAGAATACTTGGTAAAGTTGAAGGATTAAAACCAGGACCAACTATGGTTTTTTTTGGTGGGATTCACGGTAATGAAACTTCAGGGGTTTTTGCTTTAAAAGAAACTTTAGAAGCTATTAACCCGTTACAAGCCGCAGGTACTATTTATGCTATTTTAGGTAATTTGAAAGCCCTTGAATTACATCAAAGATATCTTAAAGAAGATTTAAACCGACTCTGGACTAAAGAGCGTATAGAAGCTATTAAAAAGAAACCTATTTTAAACGATGATGAAGTAGAATTATTAGAACTTTTAAATATTTTAAATGCCATTTTAGAAACCGAGAAACCACCTTTTTATTTTATAGACCTGCACACAACTTCGAGCAAAACCTTGCCATTTATAACCATTAACGATGCATTGATAAACCGAAAGTTTTCCAAACAGTTTCCGGTGCCTATTGTACTAGGAATTGAAGAATATTTAAATGGGCCATTATTAAGTTATATAAACGAATTAGGTTATGTGTCTTTGGGTTTTGAATCCGGACAGCACGACGATTTAAGTTCGATTACAAACCATATCGCGTTTATTTATTTAGCTTTAGTGTTCTCTGGTATTTTAAAAGCAGATGATGTAACCAATTATTCAGACTATTATGAACAGTTAAAAACACAAGCAGCCCATGTTTCTGATGTTTTTGAAGTTATTTATCTTCATAAGATACAATCCCACGAAACCTTCACCATGATAAACGGGTTTAAAAGTTTTCAAGCCATTGATAAAGGCAAACCAGTAGCTGTGAGTAACGGTAGGCAATTAAAAGCAAAATATTATGGCCGTATTTTTATGCCTTTATATCAAACTAAAGGCGTAGAAGGTTTTTTTATTATAAAACGTATAAACCCTTTTTATTTAAAATTATCAACGCTTTTAAGACGTGTTAGGTTTGATAACTTATTAGTAGCCTTACCAGGTGTTTCCTGGTTAAAGAAAAGCGAAGGTGTTTTACAGGTAAATTTAAAAGTTGCCAGGTTTTTTGTTAAATCGTTTTTTCATTTGCTGGGGTACAGAAACAAACGATTTACAAGAACTCATTTAAGAATTTACAATCGTGAGCGTATTGCTAAAACAAGAATGTATAAAAAGGAACCTTGGTATTAGGATTTGGTTTTGGCGTGTTTAGAAGGAAAATCCAATGGTTAATCTAATAATATTTACTTATTGTTAAATATAGTTGTATATCCAAGGCTTGTATTATGCTTTTAAAAATACCAGCCTTAGAAGTGTTTTTAAAAGTTGAAAAAAAAGGTTACTGCGGCTCATTTTTTCAGATTTTATAAAGGTATTAAAAAAGCGTAAGCTTTATTGGCTTACGCTTAATTAGCTAAATTTATTTATCCCACATGAGTAAATATCTTATTTACGATTTTCCACTCATCTTTAATTTTAGTTAGAGATAAATAGTCATGGTAATTATAACCAAGCATAGGAACGTGTACTTTGGCCATGGCAATTTTACCCATAATATCAATACCTATAATTTTCATATTAAAAGGTTCGTTTAAATCATTTGGGCTTTGCCTGTTTTTAACACCTTCAAGATAGTCGTTTATACTTTTTAAGTAATCAACACCTTTAATATCCCCAAAGAGATACGTGTTTTCATGAAAGCAAGATTCCAGTTTGGTAACGTCTCCGTAATAAATGCCCTCAAAGTAATTGCTGATTAAATTTTCGATTGCTGTTAGATTTTCTTGATACATAATATGTTTTTAAATAGCATGTCCTGCCGTATGTCCGCCCGCTACATTAATAGTTTCTCCTGTTACAAAATTTGATGTTGCCAAATAATAAGCTGCTTCGGCTATGTCATTAGCCTCCCCTATTCTATTTAGTAAGTGTAGCCCAGCTAAACTGTCTGCATCTTCAATGCCTATTTTTCCTTGTAATGGGCTTCGTATAATTCCTGGCGCTATGGTATTAACTTTTATGTTGTTTTTTCCAAATTCGGCTGCCAATTGTCTTGTTAAAGCATGAACAGCACCTTTACTTGTTAGTGGTGCTGTTGCTGGAAATCCATCAATAGCATGTTCTACCAAAACAGTTCCTATGTTTATTATAGAACCATTTTGTTGTTTAATCATTTGTGGAATGACTGCTTGAGACGTAAAGTAAGTGCCTTTTAAGTTGACGTTCCAATAAAAGTCTAAATCTGTTTCTTTTACATCTAAAAAAGGCTTTGGAGAAAATACGCCCGCGTTATTGATTAGAACATCTACAGAGTTGAATTTTTCTAAAGCTAAAGTAACAAGCTTCTGCCCTGTTTCTTGTTTACTAATGTCTCCAGCTAAATAAGTTGCGTTTAAAGGAGAACCAAGTGCTTCATAAGCATTTTTTAAGTTGTCTTCGTTTGAAGAATTCATTACCACATTACTTTTTTTTGCTATAAAGTATTTTGCAATTTCTTTACCAATTCCGGAAGATG from Flavivirga abyssicola includes the following:
- a CDS encoding SDR family NAD(P)-dependent oxidoreductase, whose product is MENKTVIITGASSGIGKEIAKYFIAKKSNVVMNSSNEDNLKNAYEALGSPLNATYLAGDISKQETGQKLVTLALEKFNSVDVLINNAGVFSPKPFLDVKETDLDFYWNVNLKGTYFTSQAVIPQMIKQQNGSIINIGTVLVEHAIDGFPATAPLTSKGAVHALTRQLAAEFGKNNIKVNTIAPGIIRSPLQGKIGIEDADSLAGLHLLNRIGEANDIAEAAYYLATSNFVTGETINVAGGHTAGHAI
- the rnpA gene encoding ribonuclease P protein component yields the protein MSKSYPKKEKLKSKKLIEQLFSEGQSVSAFPLRLVYFKTIFDEDIIAKTGVSVSKRNFKTAVDRNRIKRLLREVYRLNKTMYFNNITTQYAFMILYIGKDKPTLTQIESKMKHVFEKFSSKVSE
- a CDS encoding nuclear transport factor 2 family protein, which codes for MYQENLTAIENLISNYFEGIYYGDVTKLESCFHENTYLFGDIKGVDYLKSINDYLEGVKNRQSPNDLNEPFNMKIIGIDIMGKIAMAKVHVPMLGYNYHDYLSLTKIKDEWKIVNKIFTHVG
- a CDS encoding CBS domain-containing protein, encoding MGDLNVTKLKTKKDRANYIYHLLNDIKALDLMIEKNLIEEGVFRIGAEQEFCLVNNEFLPESKSLELLKDIDDDHFTTEISNYNLEINLDALPLGDTCFSQLHKQLKVLMEKAKKAASKRGIKIILTGILPSLSINNANEQHMTNVERYSVLNDAIKGIRQQNFDIHIKGSDELNLLHDSVMLEGCNTSFQMHLQLNPKTFVDNYNWAQAISGPVLSACTNSPLLFGKELWSETRIALFTQSIDTRANSYLLNEKQSRVSFGNKWQTGSVTDIFKDNISRFRSFITTDFIKDSVDMLNNNEMPGLRALGLHNGTVYPWNRVCYGKTDGRPNLRIENRYIPSGPTLTDEIANMVFWVGVMLGKPKKYNNIHKQWDFKDVKSNFFNAARYGMAAQFYWNGRYVASYNLILNELLPMAYRGLYSVGVTPKDAEYYLRVIENRVQSYSGSEWLVRNYRRLLKNHKRFKAMQILTSKMYEKQEKGYPVSTWGKVLESTQLPIKYHHIVKHIMNSDIFSVDKKDSVELVLNIMKWKNIHHMPVINNDRELIGLITWTDVNSYLEQPKRQNDAVNKIMKTDVVTTHEYMPVKVAKELMEKNNIGCLPVVKQDKLVGLITRNDF
- a CDS encoding OmpA family protein; translation: MNKLLVLILITLNTAFAFSQKELKHEVYFDTDKYNLPPTEKNRLLLFISTLTDVDIEAISIFGFCDDIGADTYNLKLSQQRADAIKSIFSSNEISDELITNVDGKGEILLKIVEEKNLIKIRGLNRKVEIIVTPKKPKPKPVEKKPVAKVPKKKNTPEIIKGDLKVGDKIVFENILFKTGYSTVTYGSKKTLESIAKALVEREDIYFTIQGHVCCTQYSRDAVDRKTKKRNLSEARAKYVYDYFAKKGVDKKRMRHLGMRRKFPLGGDPKYDRRVEILITYVGK
- a CDS encoding succinylglutamate desuccinylase/aspartoacylase family protein; amino-acid sequence: MVDVYSKARDNNVIVNRILGKVEGLKPGPTMVFFGGIHGNETSGVFALKETLEAINPLQAAGTIYAILGNLKALELHQRYLKEDLNRLWTKERIEAIKKKPILNDDEVELLELLNILNAILETEKPPFYFIDLHTTSSKTLPFITINDALINRKFSKQFPVPIVLGIEEYLNGPLLSYINELGYVSLGFESGQHDDLSSITNHIAFIYLALVFSGILKADDVTNYSDYYEQLKTQAAHVSDVFEVIYLHKIQSHETFTMINGFKSFQAIDKGKPVAVSNGRQLKAKYYGRIFMPLYQTKGVEGFFIIKRINPFYLKLSTLLRRVRFDNLLVALPGVSWLKKSEGVLQVNLKVARFFVKSFFHLLGYRNKRFTRTHLRIYNRERIAKTRMYKKEPWY
- a CDS encoding S41 family peptidase, with product MKNLLKKRIIIPILAFTIFFTGTAFKNDFFEIAKQIEIFTTLFKELNMNYVDETNPGDLMDTAIKSMLADLDPYTNFMNEQDVESARINNTGDYTGIGARVKTFKDKLVIIEPYKDYPADKAGLKAGDEIIKVGDIVIETYKENTGDLLKGASDTSVEVTYKRQGKTHTATIKRAEVEIKAVPHFSMVNNKTGYIVLSRFNNKAHYETNYALRDLKAQGAEHIILDLRGNPGGLLNEAIKIVNLFVPKGQLVVTTKSKVKKYNKTYYTQSEPIDTEIPLIVLIDGNSASASEIVSGSLQDLDRAVIVGARSFGKGLVQRPKQLTYGTQVKITISRYYTPSGRCIQSLDYWNRNEKGEAVRVKQENYNEFKTKNGRKVFDGGGVFPDVVFNASKNSAITNAIVNSDLVFNYGTDYYYKNNLTDINGLKLSDTDFSNFKNYLKTNKFSFNTNTEKALYKAFEAATKEELNDNIEKDFNTLIANLKLTKTSVIDENKDYLLELLTEDIVKRYVYREGLYEYYKINDPRIKKATEILSNTSTYLNYLK